A window of the Citrus sinensis cultivar Valencia sweet orange chromosome 9, DVS_A1.0, whole genome shotgun sequence genome harbors these coding sequences:
- the LOC102616752 gene encoding DNA repair protein RAD50 isoform X2 yields MEYKAIESVLQTINPHTGEKVCLSYRCADMDREVPALMGVSKAILENVIFVHQDEANWPLQDPSTLKKKFDDIFSATRYTKALEVIKKLHKDQAQEIKTYKLKLENLQTLKDAAYKLRESISQDQEKTEALKNQMQELEKSIQDIDDKIHHTELTLKDLRKMQDQISTMTARRSTLFEQQQKQYAALAEEIEDTDEELKNWKNNFEGIVAKRESDISKLEREKNDMDTKIKFLEQNIDAYTAEITNLLSEAGAHMSRMNERDSTIQKLFARHNLGSLPNAPFSNEAALNFINRIRSRLSDLERDLEDKKKSDELALKMAWDSYLDANDRWKNIEAQKQAKMEIKAGILKHIKEKENERDSFELQISNLNLSHIDERENKMRIEVERKTNQLAEREFEINIRQKQSELFAMDQKIKALNREKDVLAGDSEDRVKLALKKAELENHKKKHKKIIDEYKDKIRDVLKGRLPLDRDLKKEITQALRALLTEFDDLSSKSREADKEVNMLQMKIQEVTDNLSKHRKDVDSKKRFIESKLESLNQQIFSIDTYQKVLDSAKEKRDVQKSKYNIADGMRQMFDPFERVARAHHVCPCCERPFSAEEEDEFVKKQRVKAASSAEHMKVLSLESSNADSYFQQLDKLRMVYEEYVKLSKETIPVAEKNLHELTEELDQKSQAFDDVLGVLAQIKADKESVEVLVQPVETADRLFQEIQLWQKQVDDLEYMLDSRGQGVRTMEEIQLELSGSLSTKDNLQNELEKLRDEQRYMENDLSNIQIRWHTLREEKVKAANTLRDVKKAEEELEHLMEEKGQLDLDEKLLAEASGPLSKEKEKLLSDYNDLKVKLNCEYEEQAEQKINFQQEIEMLLKIASKIKEYYDLRKDERFKELQEKKSQSESEVKSCKIRTDEILVELDRFKDIVRNQDQIRRNIEDNLNYRETKAKVDKFASEIESLEERVLKIGGVSTFETELGKHLLERERLLSEVNRCQGTMSVYQTNISRNKIDLKQAQYKDIDKRHFDQLIQLKTTEMANKDLDRYYNALDKALMRFHTMKMEEINKIIRELWQQTYRGQDIDYIRIHSDSEGAGTRSYSYKVLMQTGDAELEMRGRCSAGQKVLASLIIRLALAETFCLNCGILALDEPTTNLDGPNAESLAAALHRIMEDRKGQENFQLIVITHDERFAQLIGQRQHAEKYYRVAKDDHQHSIIEAQEIFD; encoded by the exons ATGGAGTACAAAGCAATTGAGAGCGTGCTTCAAACAATAAATCCTCACACTGGAGAG AAAGTTTGTCTTAGTTATAGATGTGCAGACATGGACCGGGAAGTACCGGCTCTAATGGGGGTCTCAAAAGCTATTCTAGaaaatgttatatttgtaCACCAAGATGAAGCAAATTGGCCATTGCAAGATCCTTCgacattgaagaagaaattcgATGATATCTTTTCTGCAACCCG ATACACAAAGGCTTTGGAAGTCATAAAGAAACTTCATAAGGATCAGGCTCAAGAGATAAAGACATACAAGCTAAAATTAGAGAATCTTCAGACTTTGAAAGATGCTGCTTATaag CTTCGTGAAAGCATTTCTCAAGATCAAGAAAAGACTGaagctttaaaaaatcaaatgcaGGAGTTGGAAAAAAGCATCCAAGacattgatgataaaattcaTCATACTGAACTAACACTAAAGGATTTGCGGAAAATGCAGGACCAGATATCAACCATGACTGCTAGAAGAAGCACTTTGTTTGAGCAGCAACAGAAACAGTATGCAGCCCTTGCTGAAGAAATTGAAG ATACTgatgaagaattgaagaattggAAAAACAATTTTGAAGGGATAGTTGCGAAGCGTGAGAGTGACATTAGCAAGCTAGAGAGGGAAAAGAATGATATGGATacgaaaattaaatttcttgagCAGAATATAGACGCTTACACAGCCGAGATCACCAACCTTCTGTCTGAAGCTGGA GCTCACATGTCACGAATGAACGAAAGAGATTCGaccattcaaaaattatttgcaaGGCATAATTTAGGGTCTCTCCCAAATGCCCCCTTCAGCAATGAAGCTGCTTTGAACTTCATAAATCGCATTAGATCAAGATTAAGTGATCTTGAAAGGGACTTGGAAGATAAAAAG AAATCGGATGAACTAGCGCTTAAAATGGCATGGGATAGCTACTTGGATGCCAATGATCGTTGGAAGAATATTGAGGCTCAAAAACAAGCTAAAATGGAAATTAAG GCAGGCATTTTGAAACACATCAAGGAgaaggaaaatgaacgtgACTCATTTGAACTTCAAATCTCTAATCTCAATCTTTCTCACATTGATGAAAGAGAGAATAAGATG CGAATAGAGGTTGAGCGAAAGACTAATCAGCTTGCTGAAAGAGAGTTTGAAATAAACATACGCCAAAAACAGAGTGAGCTGTTTGCCATGgatcaaaaaattaaagcacttAATCGAGAGAAAGACGTACTGGCTGGTGATTCTGAAGACAGAGTGAAACTGGCTTTGAAGAAGGCGGAATTGGAGAATCACAAGAAGAAACACAAAAAGAT AATTGATGAATACAAGGATAAAATCAGAGATGTGCTTAAAGGGAGGCTTCCTCTTGACAGggatttgaaaaaagaaattactcaAGCCCTAAG GGCTCTTCTGACAGAGTTTGATGACTTGAGCTCAAAATCTCGTGAAGCTGATAAGGAGGTAAATATGTTGCAGATGAAAATACAAGAAGTGACTGATAACCTGTCCAAACATCGCAAGGATGTGGACT CTAAGAAGAGATTTATTGAATCCAAACTTGAGTCCTTGAATCAGCAAATTTTCAGCATTGATACTTATCAAAAAGTCTTGGACTCAGCTAAGGAGAAAAGAGATGTTCAGAAAAG TAAATACAATATTGCAGATGGTATGCGGCAAATGTTTGATCCTTTTGAAAGAGTTGCCCGTGCTCATCATGTCTGCCCTTGCTGTGAACGTCCTTTCTCTGCTGAGGAGGAAGATGAATTTGTTAAGAAG CAAAGAGTAAAGGCAGCAAGTTCAGCTGAGCACATGAAAGTGTTGTCTCTGGAGTCCTCAAATGCTGATTCTTACTTTCAGCAGTTGGACAAGCTCCGCATGGTTTATGAAGAATATGTTAAACTTAGCAAGGAAACAATCCCTGTTGCTGAGAAAAACTTGCATGAGCTTACGGAAGAGCTGGATCAGAAGTCTCAAGCTTTTGATGAT GTGTTAGGTGTTTTAGCTCAAATTAAGGCTGATAAGGAATCAGTTGAAGTCTTGGTACAACCTGTTGAAACAGCTGACAGACTCttccaagaaattcaattgtGGCAAAAGCAAGTTGATGATTTGGAATATATGCTCGACTCTCGAGGACAAGGTGTTAGAACTATGGAAGAAATCCAGCTGGAGCTGAGTGGCTCTCTGAGCACAAA GGATAATCTCCAGAATGAACTAGAAAAGTTAAGGGATGAGCAAAGGTACATGGAAAATgatttgtcaaacattcagATAAGATGGCACACCCTAAGGGAGGAAAAAGTTAAGGCAGCTAATACATTGAGGGATGTGAAGAAGGCTGAAGAAGAGTTGGAGCATTTGATGGAAGAAAAAGGTCAACTTGATCTCGATGAGAAG CTCTTAGCAGAGGCTTCAGGCCCTCTATCCAAGGAGAAAGAGAAGTTACTGAGTGACTACAATGATTTGAAAGTCAAACTTAATTGTGAATATGAGGAGCAGGCCGAACAGAAAATAAACTTTCAACAGGAAATTGAGATGCTGCTTAAAATTGCTTCTAAGATTAAAGA GTATTATGATTTGAGGAAAGATGAGAGGTTTAAAGAACTGCAAGAGAAGAAATCTCAGTCGGAATCTGAAGTTAAAAGTTGTAAAATCAGGACAGATGAGATTTTAGTTGAGCTGGACCGATTCAAAGACATAGTGCGGAATCAAGATCAAATAAGACGAAATATTGAAGACAACTTGAATTACAGGGAAACAAAAGCTAAAGTAGATAAATTTGCTTCTGAGATTGAGTCTCTTGAAGAAAGAGTATTGAAGATTGGAGGGGTTTCCACATTTGAAACTGAATTGGGAAAGCACTTGCTAGAAAGGGAGAGACTTCTTTCCGAG GTAAACAGGTGCCAAGGGACAATGTCCGTTTATCAGACCAATATTTCAAGGAATAAAATTGATCTTAAACAAGCACAATACAAGGACATTGATAAACGACACTTTGACCAGCTAATCCAGCTTAAG ACAACCGAGATGGCAAACAAAGACCTGGATAGATACTACAATGCACTTGACAA AGCACTCATGCGCTTCCACACAATGAAAATggaggaaataaataaaattataagagaaTTATGGCAGCAAACATACAGAGGGCAAGATATAGATTACATTAGGATTCACTCAGACTCTGAAGGTGCTGGGACTCGTTCTTATAGTTACAAG GTTCTTATGCAGACCGGAGATGCAGAGCTAGAAATGAGAGGAAGATGTAGTGCTGGTCAAAAG GTCCTTGCTTCCCTTATTATACGGTTGGCATTAGCTGAGACTTTTTGCCTTAACTGCGGAATACTGGCATTAGATGAACCAACCACGAACTTGGATGGTCCTAATGCTGAGAGTCTTGCAGCAGCTCTCCACAG AATTATGGAGGACAGAAAGGGCCAGGAGAACTTTCAACTAATTGTGATTACTCATGATGAGCGTTTCGCTCAACTAATTGGTCAACGACAACACGCAGAGAAATATTATCGGGTTGCAAAAGATGATCA tcaGCACAGTATAATTGAAGCCCAGGAGATATTTGATTAG
- the LOC102616752 gene encoding DNA repair protein RAD50 isoform X1: MSTVDKMLIKGIRSFDPENKNVITFFRPLTLIVGPNGAGKTTIIECLKLSCTGELPPNARSGHSFIHDPKVAGETETKGQIKLRFKTAAGKDVVCIRSFQLTQKASKMEYKAIESVLQTINPHTGEKVCLSYRCADMDREVPALMGVSKAILENVIFVHQDEANWPLQDPSTLKKKFDDIFSATRYTKALEVIKKLHKDQAQEIKTYKLKLENLQTLKDAAYKLRESISQDQEKTEALKNQMQELEKSIQDIDDKIHHTELTLKDLRKMQDQISTMTARRSTLFEQQQKQYAALAEEIEDTDEELKNWKNNFEGIVAKRESDISKLEREKNDMDTKIKFLEQNIDAYTAEITNLLSEAGAHMSRMNERDSTIQKLFARHNLGSLPNAPFSNEAALNFINRIRSRLSDLERDLEDKKKSDELALKMAWDSYLDANDRWKNIEAQKQAKMEIKAGILKHIKEKENERDSFELQISNLNLSHIDERENKMRIEVERKTNQLAEREFEINIRQKQSELFAMDQKIKALNREKDVLAGDSEDRVKLALKKAELENHKKKHKKIIDEYKDKIRDVLKGRLPLDRDLKKEITQALRALLTEFDDLSSKSREADKEVNMLQMKIQEVTDNLSKHRKDVDSKKRFIESKLESLNQQIFSIDTYQKVLDSAKEKRDVQKSKYNIADGMRQMFDPFERVARAHHVCPCCERPFSAEEEDEFVKKQRVKAASSAEHMKVLSLESSNADSYFQQLDKLRMVYEEYVKLSKETIPVAEKNLHELTEELDQKSQAFDDVLGVLAQIKADKESVEVLVQPVETADRLFQEIQLWQKQVDDLEYMLDSRGQGVRTMEEIQLELSGSLSTKDNLQNELEKLRDEQRYMENDLSNIQIRWHTLREEKVKAANTLRDVKKAEEELEHLMEEKGQLDLDEKLLAEASGPLSKEKEKLLSDYNDLKVKLNCEYEEQAEQKINFQQEIEMLLKIASKIKEYYDLRKDERFKELQEKKSQSESEVKSCKIRTDEILVELDRFKDIVRNQDQIRRNIEDNLNYRETKAKVDKFASEIESLEERVLKIGGVSTFETELGKHLLERERLLSEVNRCQGTMSVYQTNISRNKIDLKQAQYKDIDKRHFDQLIQLKTTEMANKDLDRYYNALDKALMRFHTMKMEEINKIIRELWQQTYRGQDIDYIRIHSDSEGAGTRSYSYKVLMQTGDAELEMRGRCSAGQKVLASLIIRLALAETFCLNCGILALDEPTTNLDGPNAESLAAALHRIMEDRKGQENFQLIVITHDERFAQLIGQRQHAEKYYRVAKDDHQHSIIEAQEIFD, encoded by the exons atgagCACGGTTGATAAAATGCTGATAAAAGGAATCCGGAGCTTCGACCCTGAAAACAAAAACGTTATCACCTTCTTCAGACCCTTAACCCTAATCGTGGGCCCCAACGGTGCTGGCAAAACc ACAATTATAGAGTGCTTGAAGCTGTCTTGCACTGGAGAGTTGCCGCCCAATGCAAGGTCCGGCCACAGTTTCATTCACGATCCCAAG GTTGCAGGGGAAACAGAGACAAAAGGACAAATAAAGCTGCGGTTTAAGACAGCAGCAGGTAAAGATGTGGTGTGCATAAGGTCCTTCCAACTGACACAAAAGGCATCTAAGATGGAGTACAAAGCAATTGAGAGCGTGCTTCAAACAATAAATCCTCACACTGGAGAG AAAGTTTGTCTTAGTTATAGATGTGCAGACATGGACCGGGAAGTACCGGCTCTAATGGGGGTCTCAAAAGCTATTCTAGaaaatgttatatttgtaCACCAAGATGAAGCAAATTGGCCATTGCAAGATCCTTCgacattgaagaagaaattcgATGATATCTTTTCTGCAACCCG ATACACAAAGGCTTTGGAAGTCATAAAGAAACTTCATAAGGATCAGGCTCAAGAGATAAAGACATACAAGCTAAAATTAGAGAATCTTCAGACTTTGAAAGATGCTGCTTATaag CTTCGTGAAAGCATTTCTCAAGATCAAGAAAAGACTGaagctttaaaaaatcaaatgcaGGAGTTGGAAAAAAGCATCCAAGacattgatgataaaattcaTCATACTGAACTAACACTAAAGGATTTGCGGAAAATGCAGGACCAGATATCAACCATGACTGCTAGAAGAAGCACTTTGTTTGAGCAGCAACAGAAACAGTATGCAGCCCTTGCTGAAGAAATTGAAG ATACTgatgaagaattgaagaattggAAAAACAATTTTGAAGGGATAGTTGCGAAGCGTGAGAGTGACATTAGCAAGCTAGAGAGGGAAAAGAATGATATGGATacgaaaattaaatttcttgagCAGAATATAGACGCTTACACAGCCGAGATCACCAACCTTCTGTCTGAAGCTGGA GCTCACATGTCACGAATGAACGAAAGAGATTCGaccattcaaaaattatttgcaaGGCATAATTTAGGGTCTCTCCCAAATGCCCCCTTCAGCAATGAAGCTGCTTTGAACTTCATAAATCGCATTAGATCAAGATTAAGTGATCTTGAAAGGGACTTGGAAGATAAAAAG AAATCGGATGAACTAGCGCTTAAAATGGCATGGGATAGCTACTTGGATGCCAATGATCGTTGGAAGAATATTGAGGCTCAAAAACAAGCTAAAATGGAAATTAAG GCAGGCATTTTGAAACACATCAAGGAgaaggaaaatgaacgtgACTCATTTGAACTTCAAATCTCTAATCTCAATCTTTCTCACATTGATGAAAGAGAGAATAAGATG CGAATAGAGGTTGAGCGAAAGACTAATCAGCTTGCTGAAAGAGAGTTTGAAATAAACATACGCCAAAAACAGAGTGAGCTGTTTGCCATGgatcaaaaaattaaagcacttAATCGAGAGAAAGACGTACTGGCTGGTGATTCTGAAGACAGAGTGAAACTGGCTTTGAAGAAGGCGGAATTGGAGAATCACAAGAAGAAACACAAAAAGAT AATTGATGAATACAAGGATAAAATCAGAGATGTGCTTAAAGGGAGGCTTCCTCTTGACAGggatttgaaaaaagaaattactcaAGCCCTAAG GGCTCTTCTGACAGAGTTTGATGACTTGAGCTCAAAATCTCGTGAAGCTGATAAGGAGGTAAATATGTTGCAGATGAAAATACAAGAAGTGACTGATAACCTGTCCAAACATCGCAAGGATGTGGACT CTAAGAAGAGATTTATTGAATCCAAACTTGAGTCCTTGAATCAGCAAATTTTCAGCATTGATACTTATCAAAAAGTCTTGGACTCAGCTAAGGAGAAAAGAGATGTTCAGAAAAG TAAATACAATATTGCAGATGGTATGCGGCAAATGTTTGATCCTTTTGAAAGAGTTGCCCGTGCTCATCATGTCTGCCCTTGCTGTGAACGTCCTTTCTCTGCTGAGGAGGAAGATGAATTTGTTAAGAAG CAAAGAGTAAAGGCAGCAAGTTCAGCTGAGCACATGAAAGTGTTGTCTCTGGAGTCCTCAAATGCTGATTCTTACTTTCAGCAGTTGGACAAGCTCCGCATGGTTTATGAAGAATATGTTAAACTTAGCAAGGAAACAATCCCTGTTGCTGAGAAAAACTTGCATGAGCTTACGGAAGAGCTGGATCAGAAGTCTCAAGCTTTTGATGAT GTGTTAGGTGTTTTAGCTCAAATTAAGGCTGATAAGGAATCAGTTGAAGTCTTGGTACAACCTGTTGAAACAGCTGACAGACTCttccaagaaattcaattgtGGCAAAAGCAAGTTGATGATTTGGAATATATGCTCGACTCTCGAGGACAAGGTGTTAGAACTATGGAAGAAATCCAGCTGGAGCTGAGTGGCTCTCTGAGCACAAA GGATAATCTCCAGAATGAACTAGAAAAGTTAAGGGATGAGCAAAGGTACATGGAAAATgatttgtcaaacattcagATAAGATGGCACACCCTAAGGGAGGAAAAAGTTAAGGCAGCTAATACATTGAGGGATGTGAAGAAGGCTGAAGAAGAGTTGGAGCATTTGATGGAAGAAAAAGGTCAACTTGATCTCGATGAGAAG CTCTTAGCAGAGGCTTCAGGCCCTCTATCCAAGGAGAAAGAGAAGTTACTGAGTGACTACAATGATTTGAAAGTCAAACTTAATTGTGAATATGAGGAGCAGGCCGAACAGAAAATAAACTTTCAACAGGAAATTGAGATGCTGCTTAAAATTGCTTCTAAGATTAAAGA GTATTATGATTTGAGGAAAGATGAGAGGTTTAAAGAACTGCAAGAGAAGAAATCTCAGTCGGAATCTGAAGTTAAAAGTTGTAAAATCAGGACAGATGAGATTTTAGTTGAGCTGGACCGATTCAAAGACATAGTGCGGAATCAAGATCAAATAAGACGAAATATTGAAGACAACTTGAATTACAGGGAAACAAAAGCTAAAGTAGATAAATTTGCTTCTGAGATTGAGTCTCTTGAAGAAAGAGTATTGAAGATTGGAGGGGTTTCCACATTTGAAACTGAATTGGGAAAGCACTTGCTAGAAAGGGAGAGACTTCTTTCCGAG GTAAACAGGTGCCAAGGGACAATGTCCGTTTATCAGACCAATATTTCAAGGAATAAAATTGATCTTAAACAAGCACAATACAAGGACATTGATAAACGACACTTTGACCAGCTAATCCAGCTTAAG ACAACCGAGATGGCAAACAAAGACCTGGATAGATACTACAATGCACTTGACAA AGCACTCATGCGCTTCCACACAATGAAAATggaggaaataaataaaattataagagaaTTATGGCAGCAAACATACAGAGGGCAAGATATAGATTACATTAGGATTCACTCAGACTCTGAAGGTGCTGGGACTCGTTCTTATAGTTACAAG GTTCTTATGCAGACCGGAGATGCAGAGCTAGAAATGAGAGGAAGATGTAGTGCTGGTCAAAAG GTCCTTGCTTCCCTTATTATACGGTTGGCATTAGCTGAGACTTTTTGCCTTAACTGCGGAATACTGGCATTAGATGAACCAACCACGAACTTGGATGGTCCTAATGCTGAGAGTCTTGCAGCAGCTCTCCACAG AATTATGGAGGACAGAAAGGGCCAGGAGAACTTTCAACTAATTGTGATTACTCATGATGAGCGTTTCGCTCAACTAATTGGTCAACGACAACACGCAGAGAAATATTATCGGGTTGCAAAAGATGATCA tcaGCACAGTATAATTGAAGCCCAGGAGATATTTGATTAG
- the LOC127900039 gene encoding uncharacterized protein LOC127900039, translating to MDGVTTNQNNEKDKKGSRRAWTKEEEEALLNILEEMVARGFHADCGQLKPGANRHIEEQLAKLLPNAGLKASPHVESKMKKLKNNYGVVFDMPNTSGFGWNDEKQCVEVDSDEAWQSYMQHHKNAEGWRNKPFPIYERLAYIF from the exons ATGGATGGTGTAACTActaatcaaaataatgaaaaggaTAAAAAGGGGTCAAGACGTGCATggacaaaagaagaagaggaagctTTGCTGAATATATTGGAGGAAATGGTAGCACGCGGATTTCATGCTGATTGTGGGCAACTAAAACCAGGTGCTAATAGGCATATTGAAGAACAATTGGCAAAGTTACTTCCTAATGCTGGCCTAAAAGCTAGCCCACATGTGGaatcaaaaatgaaaaaattgaagaacaactATGGAGTAGTGTTTGATATGCCTAACACTAGTGGCTTTGGTTGGAATGATGAAAAACAGTGTGTTGAAGTTGATAGTGATGAGGCATGGCAATCCTATATGCag CACCATAAGAATGCTGAAGGGTGGAGGAACAAACCATTTCCTATATATGAGAGGCttgcatatattttttga
- the LOC102617050 gene encoding serine hydroxymethyltransferase 4: MDPVNEWGNSSLETVDPEIHDLIEKEKRRQCRGIELIASENFTSFAVIEALGSALTNKYSEGMPGNRYYGGNEFIDEIENLCRSRALQTFHLDPTQWGVNVQPYSGSPANFAAYTAVLEPHDRIMGLDLPSGGHLTHGYYTSGGKKISATSIYFESLPYKVNSSTGYIDYDKLEEKALDFRPKLIICGGSAYPRDWDYARFRAVADKCGALLLCDMAHISGLVAAQEAANPFEYCHIVTTTTHKSLRGPRAGMIFYRKGPKPPKKGQPEGAVYDFEDKINFAVFPSLQGGPHNHQIGALAVALKQASTPAFKAYAKQVKANAVALGNYLTGKGYSLVTGGTENHLVLWDLRPLGLTGNKVEKLCDLCNITVNKNAVFGDSSALAPGGVRIGTPAMTSRGLLEKDFEQIGEFLHRAVTLTLEIQKEYGKLLKDFNKGLVNNKDIEALKADVEKFASSFDMPGFKMSEMKYKD; encoded by the exons atggatcCAGTGAACGAGTGGGGCAACTCATCTCTTGAAACCGTGGACCCAGAAATTCACGACCTGATCGAGAAAGAGAAGCGCCGACAATGCCGCGGCATCGAGCTCATCGCCTCCGAGAACTTCACCTCCTTCGCCGTTATCGAAGCCCTCGGCAGCGCCCTCACCAACAAATACTCAGAGGGAATGCCCGGCAACCGTTACTACGGAGGCAACGAATTCATCGACGAGATCGAGAATCTCTGCCGGTCGAGAGCTTTACAAACTTTCCATTTGGACCCCACCCAGTGGGGTGTCAACGTTCAGCCTTACTCCGGCTCGCCGGCCAACTTCGCCGCTTACACGGCGGTGCTCGAGCCTCATGACCGTATCATGGGGCTGGACTTGCCGTCCGGAGGGCATTTGACTCATGGGTATTACACTTCTGGCGGGAAAAAGATATCGGCGACTTCGATTTACTTCGAGAGCTTGCCGTACAAGGTGAATTCGAGTACTGGGTATATTGATTACGAtaagttggaggagaaggcGTTGGATTTTAGGCCGAAGTTGATCATTTGCGGTGGGAGTGCGTATCCGAGGGACTGGGATTATGCTAGATTCAGAGCTGTTGCTGATAAGTGTGGTGCCCTTTTGCTCTGTGATATGGCTCATATCAGTGGCCTTGTTGCTGCTCAG GAAGCTGCAAACCCCTTTGAGTACTGTCACATAGTCACAACCACTACTCACAAGAGCTTGCGGGGTCCTAGGGCTGGTATGATCTTCTACCGGAAGGGTCCTAAACCACCCAAGAAGGGCCAACCAGAGGGTGCGGTTTATGACTTTGAAGACAAGATCAACTTTGCTGTCTTCCCATCCCTTCAAGGTGGTCCTCACAACCACCAGATTGGTGCTCTAGCTGTTGCCCTGAAACAGGCCTCGACCCCTGCATTCAAGGCCTATGCGAAACAAGTCAAGGCCAATGCAGTTGCACTTGGGAACTACCTGACGGGCAAGGGATACAGCCTTGTCACTGGTGGAACTGAGAACCACCTTGTTCTCTGGGATCTACGCCCTCTTGGATTGACTG GCAATAAGGTTGAGAAGCTCTGTGACCTTTGCAACATTACTGTGAACAAGAATGCTGTGTTTGGTGACAGCAGTGCCTTGGCCCCTGGAGGAGTAAGAATCG GTACTCCTGCCATGACTTCCAGAGGTTTGTTGGAGAAGGACTTCGAGCAAATTGGAGAGTTTCTTCACCGCGCTGTGACCCTCACGTTGGAAATTCAAAAGGAGTATGGAAAGCTCTTGAAGGACTTCAACAAGGGTCTGGTGAACAACAAGGACATCGAGGCCCTCAAGGCTGATGTTGAGAAGTTCGCCAGCTCATTTGACATGCCCGGCTTTAAAATGTCCGAGATGAAGTACAAGGATTAG